The DNA region CCAACATCCACAGAGTCTAGACGTGTGGGACAGGCTCGTAAAGATGACAACCTCCGCTGTCAGAACACCAACACATAGTCATAAGACGTCTGTCTAGCTACCAGCGACTGACATATTTACTTTGGATCAGTGGTGACCAGCCTAGCTATCTGTTGCCACCCCGCTCATGTTTTCTCTGAACCATTTTAAGTCTCTCTCACCCTGCCTGTCCCTCCGCAGGCTCACCAGTGGTTCCTCAGAATGTAACCAAATCTACTGAGCAGCCCAGAGCTCAGCCAGGTAATAATTTACCCAGTGAGATTGAATGAAACATTTCAGTGTCACTTAAAAATGTTCTTTTATTAATTTACATAATTCTTTAGCGCTGCCACAGAAAAACACTATATATTATTTTCAAAGTTTACTGATTGTTAGTTTAGAGAAATAGCATAAAGCAGTGTGATCGCAAAACCAAAGTACTCCTGTAATATTAATAGAGCCACTGCAATCAttcaattttgtttttttggttttttttgccAAAAGATCCTTACCAGATTTTGGGTCCAACCAGTAGTCGCTTAGCCAACCCAGGTAAGGTTTTGACTCTTTATGACACAAAAATAACTAGAATGGCCAGTTTACTTGGGCGTAATCTTGTTTGGAAGTGTCAGCATCACTGACCGGTGCTTGTGTCCACCGTTAGGTTCAGGCCAGATCCAACTGTGGCAGTTTCTCCTGGAGCTCCTGTCCGATAGCGCCAATGCTGGCTGCATCACCTGGGAGGGCACTAACGGCGAGTTCAAGATGACGGACCCGGATGAGGTGGCAAGGCGCTGGGGTGAGCGTAAAAGCAAGCCCAACATGAACTACGACAAGCTGAGCCGGGCCCTGCGCTACTACTATGACAAAAACATCATGACCAAGGTGCACGGCAAGCGCTATGCCTACAAGTTCGACTTCCACGGCATCGCACAGGCCCTGCAGCCGCACCCCACTGAGTCCTCCATGTACAAGTACCCCTCGGACCTAGCCTACGTTCCTTCCTACCATGCACACCAGCAGAAGGTCAACTTCGTATCTCCACACCCTCCTTCTATGCCCGTCACCTCCTCCAACTTCTTTGGACCCACTGCTCCGTACTGGAGCTCACCTACTGCAGGCATCTACCCTAACCCAAACGTTCCTCGCCACCCTAACACCCATGTGCCATCCCACCTGGGAAGTTACTATTAAAATGACCTTTTTGACCAATCACCACCCCTAAAACTTTTTCTTTCCCACAACAAAGTCCGCAATTGCTGAACTGCACTCCCACTAACACCAAACCAGTGAAGACTGATTTGATAGAGGCATTAGTCCTTGGAAGAAATTTTGCTCCTGAATTAagggtgattttttttttatatttctgaatCTATACACAACTGGATGCTATGGCTCAAAATGGAATACTACTTAACTTTACAAGACTAGcatctctttgtttgttttttggacGTGAGTCTGATGCTCCTGTGCCTTTCTCTACTCTGTCATACTAAGAGATAGACCCTCAGGTGTCGTTTCCAACAACTTGAGTCAGTCTGCTTCCTCACCCCGCTACAGTACCAGACATGGGCCTGATATTTATGGGTCTCAATCTACATCCTCTCCAGTACATTATGTGCATTACGCTCTGAAGCATCTGTCTTTTCGTTCGTCCACAGCCTTGCTGGGGTTTTTTATTCCCACCACATCCAGCCTTCTCTTTCCACCGACTCTGCTTGTCTGTTCATCTGCATCTCTTTATGTTTGTGTAGAGAGTCT from Betta splendens chromosome 13, fBetSpl5.4, whole genome shotgun sequence includes:
- the fli1 gene encoding Friend leukemia integration 1 transcription factor isoform X3; this translates as MTASGTQDYGQTHKINPLPPQQEWINQQVRVNVKREYEHMNGSSRESPVDCSVGKCNKLVGGNDTSQMNYGNYMDEKNAPPPNMTTNERRVIVPADPSLWSQDHVRQWLEWAIKEYGLLEIDTAMFQNTDGKELCKMSKDDFLRLTSMYNAEVLLSHLSYLRESSSSLSYNAPSHTDPSPRLAAKEDPSYDAVRRTGWSNNMHSGKGSPVVPQNVTKSTEQPRAQPDPYQILGPTSSRLANPGSGQIQLWQFLLELLSDSANAGCITWEGTNGEFKMTDPDEVARRWGERKSKPNMNYDKLSRALRYYYDKNIMTKVHGKRYAYKFDFHGIAQALQPHPTESSMYKYPSDLAYVPSYHAHQQKVNFVSPHPPSMPVTSSNFFGPTAPYWSSPTAGIYPNPNVPRHPNTHVPSHLGSYY